From the genome of Haloarcula taiwanensis:
CGTCGGCGTCCATTAGCTCAGAGTTGGTGCTCGGCGGGGTTGAACGTCACGGGAGCGGGTCGTCGGACGGCGGCTGTGCCGTCTCTTCGGCATCTGAAGTGGGCGTCTCGGGAACGATGGCGGCTTCGATCCGCTCGACGACGCTCTCGTCGTCTGGTGCGGCCAGTTCGATGTCGTCGTCACCGGCGACACGCACGACGAGCAACCGGTCGCGACTCCAGAGATAGACTCCGAGAACAACGGCGGCAAAGGCCAGCGCAAGGCCGCCAAACAGTCGCATTAGGTCGTCAAGTTGCGCCATCAGCGTCAGCATCGTCTGGAGCATCCCGAGCATCCCACCGATGCCGACGGCACTCGCAGCACCGCCGCTGTCCAGTGAGACGTTGCCGACGAGGCTATCGAGACTGACGGTCATCCCGGCAGCTACCAGCACGATACCGACCACCAGCGCTTTCACGCCGAGTTCGAGGAACGACCAGTCGCCGCTCGTGGTAGCGTCGACGCCCTCGACGTTAGGGCGGTCGACCTGCCGGTAGTTCGGTCCCTCGCGGTCCGGCGTGAACACGAGGACGCGGTGACTCGTCACGACGACGCCACCACGGTCCAGCCGAACGTCCGCTTCGATTGCCTCGCCGTCGTACAGGAGGCTCTCGGCCCGTGCGACCCAATCCATACTTCCCGTTTACTGTGGAGACGTGTATATTCTCCCCCCGTAACCGCTAACTGTGCCCCCTCGAACATGACAGTATGACCGCCGATCCCCGCTGCCCTCACTGCTCGGAGAAAGTCAGTGCGACCGCGACGTGGTGTATGCACTGCGGCCGGGACTTCGAGAGCCCGGTCGACGCCGGAACCGGGACAACGGTCCTTGATGCCGACGGCAGCCAGACCACGTCTGATCTTGAAGCGGCACTCAATGCCGGTGATCTCGACGGGATCCAGAACGCGCTCACCCAGAGCGACAACGGGCCGACAATCGTTGGTGTTGTCCTCGCCGGTATCGCCCTGTTCACGCTCCCACTCGTCTCGCCCCCGGGCGCTGCGCTGTATCTCCTTGTCGTCGCCGGCGTCGGAGCGATTGCTGCGACACAGCCGACGTTCGACGCGGCGCTCAGAATCGGCGGGAAGGCACTTGCGCTCGCTCCCTTCCTGCTGGTGTTCATCGACGTGTTCCTCGGATATCTGTTCAGCGGAGCGGTGGCGACCAGCGCGACAGTTCTGGTCGGTCCGGCGATTTACGCCGGGCTGGTCATGTACGGTATCCGCTGGTATCGTCGTCGCTGAGCGGTTTACGCTGGCTCGGTTGCGAGTCGGCGTGCATCTCGGCCAGCGTGTCGGCGACTTGCGCAACCGCTCTATCGGCGATAGCCGCTCGCTGGACGTCTGTGAGCGGGGTGTGGCGGCCCATGTTCGAACCTGATTGTCCAACTGATAAATACTTCGTGGCGAGGACAATTGATCTGTGCGTATTTTCCCCGTGAGCGGTCTACCCGTTCAGGACGCTCGCTGATTCGCTTGGTATCAAAACTACCATGCCTCCCGGATTCGAGAGTGTACCTACTACAGGTGGTTCTGTGACCGAAAAACGCGAATACAAAGACGAGTATCAGGACAAGACGCTGTATCTTCCGGGGCCGACAGAGGTGCGCGAGGACGTCATCGAGGCGATGGCCGAGCCGATGTTCGGCCACCGGATGGACCGGATGACCGATCTCTACACCACCATCGTCGAGGACACCAAGGAGTTCCTCGGTACCGACAACGACGTCATCGTGCTCACGGCGTCGGGCACGGAGTTCTGGGAGTCGACGACGCTCAACCTAGTCGAGGACAGCATGCTCGTGCCGACCTCCGGCGCGTTCAGCGAGCGCCAGGCCAACGTCGCCGAACGCCTCGGCAAGGAGGTCGACCGCATTGAGTACGACTGGGGCACGGCGGTCAAGCCCGAAGACGTCCGCGACGCACTGGAATCCGGCGACTACGACGCCGTCGGGGCCGTGATGAACGAGACCTCGACCGGCGTCCGCAACCCTATTGAGGAGATCGGCGACGTGGTCGCGGAGTACCCGGACACCTACTTCGTCGTCGACGCCATCTCCTGTCTCGGCGGCGACCAGATCGACATCGAGGCCCACGGCATCGACGCCATCTTCACGTCCACGCAGAAGGCCTTCGCCATGCCGCCCGGCCTCGCCGTCTGTGCGGTCAGCGACGACGCCTACGAGCGGGAACTGGAGAAGGAGTCGGCGTCGTGGTACGGCGGCTTCCAGCGCTGTCTGGACTACTACGACCGGAAGGGCCAGACCCACTCGACGCCGGCGATTCCGCTCATGCTCGCCTACCGCAAGCAGATGAAACACATGCTCGACGAGGGCCACGACGCCCGCGACCAGCGCCACCAGGAGATGGCCGAGTACACCCGCGAGTGGGCCCGCGAGCACTTCGACCTCTATCCCGAGGAGGGCTACGAGTCCCAGACGGTGACCTGCATCGAAAACACGCAGGACATCAACGTCGCCGAGACGGTCGAGGCCGTCTCCGAGGAGTATGACATGGTGTTCTCCAGCGGCTACGGCGACATCAGCGAGGAGAGTTTCCGCATCGGACACATGGGCGAACACACCGTCGAGAGTATCAGGGAACTAACCGACGCAATCGAAGACGTCGCCGATCTGTAACACCGGTGAAAACCGACGAAGACCGAAGCTATGGCTCGATCTGGAGACCGCTGCTGCTACCACTTGGCGTTTTCACAGTTTGATAATGCTGGGAAGACTATATTACTGCTTGCTACTTTGATGCAGATAGACAAACCGCATGAGTAAAAGTAACAGACAGAGTACGGACAGCGATACCGCAACACCGATGAACGTGACCAGAAAACAGCTCGACTGGAGCGAGACCCGACCGAGTGCGGCCGTGACCGAGTACATCTCCGCTATCACCGGGCGGGAACAGACTGATTTCGCACCGCTGTACGAGACTGTCGACCCCGAAGCGCTCGACTCGCTCATCGACTCCTCGAACCGTTCGACACCTGTCAGTATCTCGTTTGAATATGCCGACCACTCGGTCACTGTCCGAAGCGACGGGGAACTCGTCATCAAGGCCCCCAGTTCCAGTATCGGCCGATAGGCGGACGTTTCTGCACTATCTCTATCTCGTCATATCGGACAGTAGCCGTCGGAAACTCACTCACAGCTTTCGTCTGTTGTTCTCCCGACCTGAGGGGCGGAGCAGAGCCGTTTTTGTATACGAGACGTAACTCTGGGTCAGCATGACCACTGCCGAGGATGTCGCCGGGAACCCCTACATCTCCGATCCGCGGACCGAGTTCGAGTCCGTCGAGGACGTGGACGCCGAGACCGCTCGCGAGCAAGCCGCCCAGTTGCGCGAGGCCATTCGCTATCACGACTACCGGTACTACGTGCAAAACGACCCGGTCATCGGCGACCGGGCCTACGACGCGCTGTTTACCCGGCTCCAGTCGCTCGAATCGGTGTTCGACCTCGACACCGACGGCAGTCCGACCCAGCGCGTCGGCGGCGAGCCGCTGGACGAACTCCCCGACGTCGAACACGTCGCTCGGATGGGCTCTATCGATCAGGGTGGCGACGAAGCGGACGTGCGGGAGTTCGACGAGCGGGTTCGAGACGGACTCGACACCGATGAGGTGCAGTATTTCTGCGAGCCGAAGTTCGACGGCCTCTCCGTTGAGGTCGTCTACGAGGGCGGCGTCTACCAGCGGGCCGCCACCCGCGGCGACGGCGAGGTCGGCGAGGACGTGACCGAGAACGTCCGCACCATCGCCGCCGTCCCCCAGCGCCTGCGCGGCGACTGCCCCGAGTATCTGGCCGTCCGCGGCGAGGTGTACATCCCGCGGGACGCCTTCACGGCGTTCAACCGCGAGCGCGTCGAGCGCGGGGAGGACCCCTTCGCCAACCCGCGCAACGCCGCCGCCGGGACGCTCCGCCAGCTCGACCCGTCGGTGACCGCCGAGCGCCCGCTGTCGGTGTTCTTCTTCGGCGTCCTCGATGCCTCCGTCGACTTCGAGAGCCACAGCGAGATGCACGAGCGGTTCCCCGAGTGGGGGCTGCGGGTCTGTGACCGGACGGGCGTCGTCGGGGACATCGACGCCGCTATCGACTACCGCGACGCGCAACTCGACGCCCGCGACGACCTCGACTACGAAATCGACGGCGTCGTTATCAAGGTCGATGACATCGCCGCCTGCGACGAACTCGGGTCGACCTCCCGCGCCCCGCGCTGGGCGTTCGCCTACAAGTTCCCGGCCCGCAAGGAGGAGACCACCGTCCGGGACATCGTCGTCCAGGTCGGCCGGACCGGGCGGCTCACCCCCGTCGCGCTCATGGACCCCGTCGAAGTCGGCGGCGTCACCGTCTCGCGGGCGTCGCTGCACAACCCCTCGCTCGTCGCCGACCTCGGCGTCGACGTGGGTGACCGCGTCCGCATCAAGCGGGCCGGCGACGTCATCCCGGATGTCGTCGAAGTGCTCGACGACGACGGCGACGGCCACTTCGAGTTCCCAGAGACCTGCCCGGCCTGTGACAGCCCGGTCGAGCGCGACGGCCCGATGGCGTTCTGTACCGGCGGCCTCACCTGTCCCGCCCAGCGCGAGCGCAGCGTCGAGCACTACGCCAGCCGCGATGCGCTGGACATCGAGGGCCTGGGCGAGAAGGCCGTCCAGCAACTCCTCGACGCTGGCCTCGTCTCCGACCCGGCGGACCTCTACGAACTCACTGTCGAGGATCTCACCGATTTGGAGGGGTGGGGCGAGACGAGCGCGACGAACCTCGTCGACAAGATGGACGCCGCCCGTGAGCCGCCGCTCGCGGACTTCCTCGTCGCCCTGGGCATCCCCGAGGTGGGATCGGTCACGGCCCGGAACCTCGCCCGGGAGTTCGGCACCTTCGAGGCGATACTGGAGGCCGCCGACGAGGGCGACACCGACGCCTTCGAGGCCGTGCCAGACGTGGGACCGACAGTTGCCCGCTCCATCGTGGAGTTCTTCGAGGGCGCGGGCAACCGTGCCGTCATCGACCGCTTGCTCGACCACGTCGACCCGCAGGCCGCCGAGGAGACGGGCGGCGACGCTCTGGACGGCCAGACGTTCGTTTTCACTGGCACACTCGACGGCTACACCCGCAGCGACGCACAGGAACTGGTCGAACGCAACGGCGGGTCGGCGACGACCAGCGTCTCCGGCAACACTGACTATCTGGTGCTCGGTGACAATCCCGGCCAGCGAAAACAGGATGATGCGGCCGAACACGATGTAGCAACACTCAGCGAAGCCGAATTCGAGGAGCTGTTGGCCGAGACCAGCGTGTTGTGAGGGTGGCGGTTGAACTGCAGACCGGCCCTCTGTGGTGTGGACGCTGGTTGTGGTATCGAATGCTGCTGGACCTTGTCTAGAGCACTTCGAAGTGACTCTTTTCCGACCGCGTCTCGTGCAGTAGCTGGAACAGTTGCCTGAAGAGGTGATTCGATGATTCGATTTGCGTGTCCGGTTTGTAGTGCCAGTGTGCGTACGCCCCGAGACTTCTGAACCGACCGTTCAGCGCATGCGTGAACTTGAACACCGGCTGCGTCCCGAACGAATTGATGAGCTCTGTCATATTATCTATACAAATGGTGAGATTGTCAACTGATTTATCGAGGTCAGTTAGTATGTCGTCAATCTCTTTCGCAAGCCCGTTCAGGTCGGCCGACGTGAGTTCTGTGACTCCCAACGGCCCGTCGATAAAATCCCCATCGCTGACGACGTCTTCTGCTGGAAGCTGCGCTGTCATGTTGGGTGTGAGGATTTCGAGTCGCTGTGGCCAGTCCCCAACATTGTGACGCCACGCCTTGAGTTTCAGCGCCGGTGACTTCGTAACAATAAGCACGCCTGTGTTAGCGGACCCGTTCACACTAAGATGCCGAACACACGCATCCTGTGCCTGATCGCTATCTGGTGTCTCATGCAAGAGAAGGCTGCCGCCCGCTTGGCGCTGGTGGCTTCGAATCCGACGGACCAGGTCCCGGCGTGTCCCTGCCACGGCCGCGAAATCGCAGTGATTACAGGTCCACTCTGGAGGCACAGTAGTATGTCACCTTTTTCGAATAATACTGTTGTGTTACTGGCCGTTCAGAGGTCCTTGTTCTCGAAGACGTAGTAGCCGGCGACCAGCGGGACGACCAGCCACAGCAGGAGATAGCCGATAACCGCGACAGTGCTGTACTGGGGCGGTAAGGCGGCGTTGGCACACTCGGCACCGGCCTGTGTCACTTCGAGCGTTCCACCCAGCATTTCCTCACACGTCACCTGCGGGTTCGACGTCAGAAGGAGCCGCGAGCGGATCGGCGAGCCCTGTAGTACCTCTTTGACGAGCGTGCGGTACGCCGCAATGGGGCTCAGCAGCGAAACGAACAGCTCGACGTGTAGCTGGGTCACTTGGTCGATGTTCGCGTGGTCCGACAGCAGGTTCCCGAGGCCGGCTCCGAGGTTCGACCAGAACACCTGCAGGTACACGTAGATTCCGAGCGATGCCGCCATCGCCCGGCGAGCGGTCTTTAGCGCCGCCGAGAGGCCGATAGCGAACGCCGTGAACACAACGCCGTATGTCATCGTGGCGAGCGCGAACAGCAGGAACGATTCCCACGCGATTTCGATTTCCGACGGGAGCAACACGAGCAGGGTCGTCAGGAACCCGACCGTCACCGGGATGAGCGTGATGGCGCTCCGGCCGACGAACTTGCCGGCGAGCAGTTCGCCGCGCGTGTACGGGAGCGACAGCAGTATCTTCAGAGAGCCGCGCTCGCTCTCGCGGGCAATCGCCGCGTAGCCGATGACGATTGCCACAGCGGGGAGCAGCGGTGCCGCAATCGGCAGCGCAAAGCGGACGTACGCGTCTGTCGTCAGCGACGCCCCGGCTTCGGCGAACTGCTGGCCGATGTTGAAATACAGGCCCAGCACCGCCGGCAGGGCGAACAGCACGATGAAGATGAGCGAGAGCACCCAGATCCACGGCGAGCGGACCGTGTCCCGGAACTCCTTTTTCGAGATGGGGTACCAGTCGGCGAACTCGGAGTTCTTGATGCTCGTATCGATGTCTCCGAGGAAGCGCTTGACGGGGTTCTGCTCGGCACTCATGCGTCGGCCTCCGCGCGATCTTGGTCTTGCTGCTCGGTGTAGGCGGCGAACACCTCATCGAGCGAGGCCTCCTCGGTCTCGAAGTTGGCGACCTCGCTCCCGCTTTCCTCGACAGCGTTAAGAACGGCCATCTTCGCGTCGCTGTCACAGCCGACAGTGAGCGTCGTTCCGTCCGCGGTTACCGTCGACACCTCGTCAAGGCCCTCGATAGCCGTGACCGCGGCGTCGGTGCCGTCGCCGTCAGCCAGTGTCACGCGGAGGACGGTATCTCCGGCAGCGGCCTCGCGAAGCCCGGAAACGCTGTCTTTCGCGATGAGGCGGCCGTTCTGGAGAATACCGACCGTGTCACAGACGGCCTCAACCTGACCGAGGATGTGACTGGAGAAGAAGACAGTCGCGCCGCGCTCGTTCTCCTCGCGGATGATTTCACGCATTAGCCGTGCTCCGTTCGGGTCTAGTCCGGTCGTCGGCTCATCGAGGATGAGGAGGTCGGGCTTGCCGACGAGCGCCATCGCCAGCACGAGGCGCTGTTGCATCCCCTTGGAGTAGCCGCCGGCCTTGCGGTCGAGGGCGTCGGCGATGCCGACCCGTTCGGCCAGTGCATCGGCGTCTTCGTCGGCATCTTTCGATTCGATGACAAAGGAGAGGTGTTGCCGACCGGTGAGCCGGTCGTACACGTCGTAGCCTTCGGGGAGGACTCCAGTGCGGGCACGGATTCGCTTCGGTTCTTCGTGGATGTCGTGGCCGAGCACCGTCGCCGACCCGTCGGTCGCGCGGACGAAATCAAGGAGGATGTTGATCGTCGTCGACTTCCCGGCCCCGTTCGGGCCGAGGAAGCCGAAGATTTCGCCCTCCTCGACGGTGAGGTCGACCCC
Proteins encoded in this window:
- a CDS encoding septum site-determining protein gives rise to the protein MTEKREYKDEYQDKTLYLPGPTEVREDVIEAMAEPMFGHRMDRMTDLYTTIVEDTKEFLGTDNDVIVLTASGTEFWESTTLNLVEDSMLVPTSGAFSERQANVAERLGKEVDRIEYDWGTAVKPEDVRDALESGDYDAVGAVMNETSTGVRNPIEEIGDVVAEYPDTYFVVDAISCLGGDQIDIEAHGIDAIFTSTQKAFAMPPGLAVCAVSDDAYERELEKESASWYGGFQRCLDYYDRKGQTHSTPAIPLMLAYRKQMKHMLDEGHDARDQRHQEMAEYTREWAREHFDLYPEEGYESQTVTCIENTQDINVAETVEAVSEEYDMVFSSGYGDISEESFRIGHMGEHTVESIRELTDAIEDVADL
- the ligA gene encoding DNA ligase (NAD(+)) LigA (this protein catalyzes the formation of phosphodiester linkages between 5'-phosphoryl and 3'-hydroxyl groups in double-stranded DNA using NAD as a coenzyme and as the energy source for the reaction; essential for DNA replication and repair of damaged DNA; similar to ligase LigB), with the translated sequence MTTAEDVAGNPYISDPRTEFESVEDVDAETAREQAAQLREAIRYHDYRYYVQNDPVIGDRAYDALFTRLQSLESVFDLDTDGSPTQRVGGEPLDELPDVEHVARMGSIDQGGDEADVREFDERVRDGLDTDEVQYFCEPKFDGLSVEVVYEGGVYQRAATRGDGEVGEDVTENVRTIAAVPQRLRGDCPEYLAVRGEVYIPRDAFTAFNRERVERGEDPFANPRNAAAGTLRQLDPSVTAERPLSVFFFGVLDASVDFESHSEMHERFPEWGLRVCDRTGVVGDIDAAIDYRDAQLDARDDLDYEIDGVVIKVDDIAACDELGSTSRAPRWAFAYKFPARKEETTVRDIVVQVGRTGRLTPVALMDPVEVGGVTVSRASLHNPSLVADLGVDVGDRVRIKRAGDVIPDVVEVLDDDGDGHFEFPETCPACDSPVERDGPMAFCTGGLTCPAQRERSVEHYASRDALDIEGLGEKAVQQLLDAGLVSDPADLYELTVEDLTDLEGWGETSATNLVDKMDAAREPPLADFLVALGIPEVGSVTARNLAREFGTFEAILEAADEGDTDAFEAVPDVGPTVARSIVEFFEGAGNRAVIDRLLDHVDPQAAEETGGDALDGQTFVFTGTLDGYTRSDAQELVERNGGSATTSVSGNTDYLVLGDNPGQRKQDDAAEHDVATLSEAEFEELLAETSVL
- a CDS encoding copper ABC transporter permease, producing the protein MSAEQNPVKRFLGDIDTSIKNSEFADWYPISKKEFRDTVRSPWIWVLSLIFIVLFALPAVLGLYFNIGQQFAEAGASLTTDAYVRFALPIAAPLLPAVAIVIGYAAIARESERGSLKILLSLPYTRGELLAGKFVGRSAITLIPVTVGFLTTLLVLLPSEIEIAWESFLLFALATMTYGVVFTAFAIGLSAALKTARRAMAASLGIYVYLQVFWSNLGAGLGNLLSDHANIDQVTQLHVELFVSLLSPIAAYRTLVKEVLQGSPIRSRLLLTSNPQVTCEEMLGGTLEVTQAGAECANAALPPQYSTVAVIGYLLLWLVVPLVAGYYVFENKDL
- a CDS encoding copper ABC transporter ATP-binding protein, which gives rise to MAAIELDGVTKQFGSLTALQGVDLTVEEGEIFGFLGPNGAGKSTTINILLDFVRATDGSATVLGHDIHEEPKRIRARTGVLPEGYDVYDRLTGRQHLSFVIESKDADEDADALAERVGIADALDRKAGGYSKGMQQRLVLAMALVGKPDLLILDEPTTGLDPNGARLMREIIREENERGATVFFSSHILGQVEAVCDTVGILQNGRLIAKDSVSGLREAAAGDTVLRVTLADGDGTDAAVTAIEGLDEVSTVTADGTTLTVGCDSDAKMAVLNAVEESGSEVANFETEEASLDEVFAAYTEQQDQDRAEADA